In Mercenaria mercenaria strain notata chromosome 13, MADL_Memer_1, whole genome shotgun sequence, the DNA window ATACAACATTTAAAGTCAAAGATCACAGATCTTTTAATTAAACCCCGTGTTTTCTTTGAAATGGTTCGGATTTCTGCCCCCCATTAATGTGACTTAGCACTTACCTCCGACCCAAAAAGAATTGTTCGTTAAAGCAATCTGTGCAAGGACCGTGAAGTATCTGAGAGGATTGAGGAACATAACCAACGATGCATTCATCACCTCGCGACAAAACGTTTCCGCTTGATTGTAATTCATCGGGTTGTAATCGACGAAATATTCTTCTTGTTCAATTCTGTCCCAGACCGCATCTGTAGTATCATTTAGAGTTCATTTGATATCAAAGCAATAATACATGTTTCAAACACATAATCCATGGCTACAGCTAAACACTGAATTATAGATCCTTGGTTTAAATAAGTCTGCTAATGATTGCGTTAAACTCGTACGTTTATTGATTATTACgataaataaatcaaataggCTTAAACTTGTTCTTGAAATGTCTGGGCTTTCTTTCAGTTGATGCAAAAACGTTAGACATACCTGTACTCTGTGATATATAGATtcttttgtatataaaatttcatagtttAAAAGCAAGAATGTACTATCTGAAGCGATATCGAATAAGACAACGCATTTGTCTCGGTGATGCGTAGGTAagttttatgcccccagcatttAGTATTCAAATCATctatccgtctgtccgtcgttCCATCTCCCCATCCGAAAGTCAAACTTAAACAGTATGTAATGAATTGACTTCAAACCTGGAATTTGGGTAGATAGGAATGAGGAGGTATTAAAAGTGCAATAGCCATCTCTTATTTACATACGTTTTTCATTTTCCGTTGTACATTTCTATTCGAAAACCATGTAAGGGTTTAAAACTTTGGATAAAGGTAGGAGTGCACCATGTTATAACCATAGCTCTCAAGGTGTTGGTCCCATAACTCTAGCATCAGTTTTTTTCCAAATATGCCCATTTTCCATTTCATTTCCTGGTTCTTTGACTGATTGTCCAGAGCATAACCGAAGAACTATGCAaggaattttctttaaatttggaaTGAAGGTAAATGCGAATGAGATGTGCTCTTTGCAATAACCATAACTCTAAAACACTTACTATTACTATTTAGTTTTCCCCTTTTCCATTTTTTCCTTGTCTGTCCATTTTCTAACTTATTATATTCCAACAATATTTAGACAATGATTAGAGCAGTACAAAAAAACCATAACTCTCACGACTGCTGTTCCCTGTGGAAGACTTACTTTTTTAAATAAGTAAATGGTTTTAGATGCCATATGTGTCAGAAGCATCAAagtctatctatctatttatactgcagcgctcctctctgtgagtattatgtgcagctaaGTCAATGACATATTAACTATACAGAAATAAATTGCCCGGGCAATATCTTTAGTTAAGTTTGGATGACATACGGCCACAATGCTTGGTGTATAACAAACTTGTACAAAAGCCTAGTCTGAGAATTTATTTTGgcaagtaggtcaaggtcattttacTACAAAATTAGAACATTGATTTCATCTCAATAATTCTAGATAGGAATGTCTGTTGTGACAAACCTTGGTATGTAGGTAGCTTACAAGAAGATTATGGTTTTTATTGCAACCTAAAAGGAAATAGCTTATTTAGACTAAAAAAATTAGGGCCACTTTAAGTTGAAATATAGGTAGGTGATGATAGGTCAATATcacagattttgtttgtttgtttgttttgggtttaacaccgtttttcatcACAGATTTACTTCGGGGCATATGTCAATGTACAGTGACAGCTGTTATATAGAATATATCCAATtcttaatgttttgaataaaaaccAGAATCATTGATGCCTGAGTAACCTACCAGAGACCAACGTTGTTTGCCCGATACATGATTACATTACCTGTGGATGCCAACAGAGACGTTGCTAAGTTCTGCATCGACGACCTTGCTGGTGTCGGGCTCGCTGTAGAAGAAACTATAGTTGATTGTGTTTTCTGAATTTTCAGAGGCTCTGTTGATAACTGGCTTTGCCGCAATTGCGTGTTTGTTTGTAGATTTGATGCTGTAGTTAGGTGATAAGTTGTGGGTGAAAACCCTGATTGTGTATTTGGCTGCAATCTTGTTTGTAATATACTTGATAGCATGGCCGACGTTGCTTTGGTTGTTGAATCATCTTTCTCGCAAAGCACCTTGAAAACATTGACTGACTTCCGTATTTCTATTGTATGTACGGTTGGTCCTGTGTATTGTGTTACATAACCTTCGCCTTGTCCGTGTGAACAGCTCATACCTAACGATTATTGAAACATGTGCATATGTGTTTTGTTACGgtatttgttttatcaaaatggaaACAAATTGCTCCCTTTGCTCAATTCAATTGAATTACTCCTTCAAAAGCCTAACTGAAAAAAAGTCACAAGGACTAAAACCGAGTAAATAAGCGGGATGTTTGATTTTTGCACCACTCTTTCATTTCTCAGAAGCACTTTTGTGAGCCACAGCGTTGTCAAGGATCAATTGGCGGCCGTGAAAACTAGTCCGTGCGCGCattatttgtattttctttcaacaattttcagtactctgtatatttacattcgccctattctttacCATTGAAAATTaagacgttcatttcgtatgatcAGCAAAAGGAAAAGCGCGAAAGtcacgtcatcgctgcttagtggtaaccgaccgctgttttgacgacgtccacgtatagtcagggagaacgttccttagacgACGTcccagttgttccgtctggtgaacagaatggccagtaagctgattttaatgttaaatgccacaaaatatgtgcaatttataatattgtcttgttaacaaatggaaaggaaatacaatgtataatgtaATTATAAGAAAAGAAACACtacttttttcggtgttcatgcgaaatggacgacagaataggatcgacaAATTAAACATGTTTCCCTAGCGCGATTTGCCGACGaccctattctgtcgttcatttcgcatgaacaccgaaataaattgtttcatttcttaaaaaaacttTCCAGCGACGTAGGAATTTGTACATCAGCACCCCATGGATAAAAGAAGATggaatacaaaacatttttgacaCCTTTAGTTCTTTTTGCAATTACGGGTCTACGATCACCTTTTCGCTGCCACTGTGTTGTCAATACAACGCTGTGGCTCACAAAAGTATATAGAGGTCTAATCTCCTATTTGGAATTGTGACATTGAGCAGTCATCTAAATTTGTGACACATTTGACCCTTTTGGTTCTCCGTTAGCATGTGAGGCATCCATCGAGCATAAACATTTGTTAAACCCAAGTGCCTGATGAGAATCTCATGAGTTGTGCCTGTTGACATGCCAAGAAATGACGCTATCTCGGACATCGTGTACTTGGCGTCTTCATCACTCAAACGTCATTTAGCAGAAATGTTCTTTGACATAACTTCTGCTTTTGACCTGGAAGGACTAGCCCTGTCCTTAAAGACACCCTGACCAATCTCTAAATTTACATACCCACCTGAAAACAGTTTTCTCCTATACTGCAGAGTTCCCGTATTAAGTATCTAATGAGTATCTGCCTTGCagctattttttaagaataacgTGTTTTAATATACAAAACTAAAATATCTCCGGAAAGGTACGATAGTTTACAATAATTTGCAGTATTAAAagtcatttatgttttattaaagtaAAACACGAGTTTCAGGTGTGTAAAACGTCTACGGAAGCGCGCGATTGTCATTAGTTTTAGAATGGCCTTCGTGTGCATTTATATTTAAGTAATATTAAACGTCCAGTAATCTATATTTTTGCAAGTGTTTATCGATCGAATTATAATTAAACTAAACGGAAGCTAATTATGCCGTTTGCTTATTTCCTTGTAAAATATGCTTATTTCCTTGTAAAATAACTTTTGTCTTGAAGATTTCGAGGACATGGAGAGCTCACGTGTATACTGGTTTTCAAGCTTGAagcaaaagttatattttattttaatactgtGAGATATTTTACGAGGTACTTAAATATACTATTGAGGAACTTAtagaatttgtaaacaaacatgtaataTAAAATTACCCGGACTCTCAGTCCAGAAGCCGATCATCATTTGTTGTGTAATCCCAAGTGATATACCTAATAACTCCATAAAGGATTCGTTTCCAGCACTAGCTATTTTACTGTGCCATGTCTCCTCACACAGAAACTTTGCATCGCAATATGTGTATTTGGCACTCGACAGCTTATATGATGGTTTTTGCTTGGCAACTTTAATCCATCCTGAAATAAATTCAAACTGAGTATTGATTTAGTTTAGCTGACCATGTAACACGTTGAAAGCTGTTAAAATTGCATGCAAGCTACCTTAAAGACAAACCAATAAAGTTAAAATACCATAAGTCACGAACAGATCATACGGGTTTGcttgttgtttttaaatcaacAAACTTCTTACTGGCTTTCAGAATCTGTAAAGTATCGTATTTGTTTTTCTGATTAAGGAAGACTACcagtaataggcctcaatttcacaaAAAGCGTACAAACAAcatgataatgtaagctttgaaaatatcaaacgatagaaataaggtgcatattgacaagttatatagtgacagaagttctcaaaattttcctttagattacctcccctgataatattttttcatgagttatctcccctgaaaactagaaaaaatatttttttccttttccctacgggaaattttagatttctttttgatatttgtatcagaatcatataatgcaggtTTCTACCGCAagattttctcgaaactcaagctcagattctaataatcaaagaaattatatttttcccATAGgaatcaatgttaacttcaataccgattatctccccagaaaaatgataaaattcgaaaaatctctcggtgaaacgtttttaattttgaatgtctttaaagtggccaagtttcatttaaatattaccatccagttacaagatatgaaaggtggctattacaccatgccatccttaaaaacatacatttttatttctccCCTGTATATCTGTTCCGAAAGCAATGAACAATTTTTATTGCCAGGTGTTTCAATGAAGATTACTCACCATTCCTTACTGTGCTATTGTTCCCCGAAGTCTGGCAGAATGATCTGTCTGCCTCACATATCGAATGAGACAAAAGCCAACATGGGACATCTTCATCAAGGTGCAAGTTAGTTCCAGAAAATTGTATTGTCCGACAACGCGTATTAGTGGAATTCTGAAGGACCTGGTCTGAAAAAGACAGACTTTTATTCCTCGGAACTCTAAGAACCTGAAATTCTGACTCGGATGCTTTTTATTGTTTCGCGGCCTTATTATTTCCCCGTACtctgattcagtgttgttatattttctagtctttTGGGTTCCATTCAATGCcaatgtaatagagttccactaaatgaatgaatgagttgggttttacggggaatcgacacaaaaaggtcatatatcgccgagaaaatgttaaatggattacgttaattgcaaagcataaataaaaccattgaagtaaaagcgtaaatacataaatagtgtaaaaaatcaaatgcaaacattaaaaagtataaaagcggtgaataaaaatcaaataaggttcagattttatgatatatacctatttctttcaaaaactgcaaaattttgtcggctgaaatttgctcgtacagctcttttagagattcaacattatagtatgagttgcgctgtggatcgaagtctatacagtcgattaaaatatgtttaatagtaagtggtgtttgacatggtatacattcaggttgatcttcattgttcagcaaatacgaatgagtcaaccgagtatgacctattcgacaacgagaaagaacaacttcctccctgcgaacagatctatttccttggtgccattcatctaaagtaggtttaatttcacgaagtttattgaacgaagcattgttccatgaggactgccatttagttaaaatatatttgttgatatttgacctaaaatcagtatatggtaatttcaatttagattgatttaatgaaagtgatttctttgctgcagtatcagcatcttcatttccataaataccaacatgactaggaatccaacagaatatgatggactttttcaaagatagttcatgaaccctgagaagaatgttttgaatgagaggattttctgtattacggttgtgtattgattgtaatacagaaagtgagtcggaaaagatgataaacttttcttcattatattctgaaataagattaagggccaaatcaattgcttttgcttctgctgaagaaattgtagcgttatttggtaaacgtaattttggttgatgcagatggctaacggcggcacatccaacctttgaatcatcttttgaaccatctgtataaataggaaaatgatctttgtaagccgacttgatttcgttatatttggacttgaatatttcagggtttgtttcagcctttttcaatgcggttttcatatcaaaaagaactgttggagaattaagaatccaagttggtgtattcagaactaaattatcttttacatcatcaaattcaaaatctgtttccttcatagaattatcaatgcgaaatccaaaaggtttaatttgttttggttttctgtcatacgaatcgtggtatttgggtttaaatatgattttatgagcagggttggatttgttggcagctaccctcagagcatattgcaatgacagtttttcacgtctcgtataaagggagggttcgtttgcttcaacatacaagctttcaacaggcgatgttctaaatgcgccaagagcaatacgaagaccttgattatgaatagtattcagcatctgtaaatacgattttctggctgaaccataaacaacacaaccgtaatctagcttggatcgaatcaaagctctatacagtctgaacaaaaccttgcgatctgctccccaatcagtatttgaaattacctttaaaagattcaacgatttcaaacatttggctttcaggtattttatgtgtggtataaaagaaagctttttatcaaaaataacaccaagaaattttgcttcgtcaacaacgggtattttttgtaccatttagaaacagctcagggtcacaatgttgtttccgtaattgacaaaagtggacacaagAGTTCCACTAAAGCTGATAATAAGGGGCGTGAGGGCTGTTGAACTTTCCATTACCTAGTCTACTATcgttttgcttggttacattttaTGCTCCCAAAGAATCTTCATCTAGATTTTATTTAGCGGACTGTCATTTGGTACAAACAATTCATCAgtcattttgtgaaatatatttgacGAAGGAAACAGTTTTACTTCAAGCACTATTTTCAAGCTATGgcgtttgtattttattttcctcaataaaatgtaattgataCAGAAAATGGGCGGAAGATATTCACCGAAGACacaaaatgaaaatcctgtccaaACACATTATCAAAATTCTCGCTCTTACCTTTCTTATTAATCCAGTACGGCTCATTATCTTTCTTGACAAGTCGGCACATTGACAGCTCCGTTGTAAGTGTTTGTTCCGCTATAAAACCTAAAACCAGAGGCCTGCTTTTTGACATTGACCGACAATATGTCGTCTGACTTCCAAACGTAAGGTTCACATCGCTACTCAGGTAATAGCACTTGTCATTGCAAACCTGCCAGCTTGGTAACTCTGTTTCAgctaaaaaatgtatataaagacTATTAGCACACTGCAGCACAATGTTATATCAAAGATGCAATATaggtaaatgttttattaattgatgaACTTAATTATGGTTCTAATTTCAAGAGAAATAGCAAAATCGTATAAAATATCGGAACATAACATCTTTTTAGTTCTGTCGTCAATGTTCTCAAAAGTACAATACTCACTTCCTACTGACAAATAAgttccagttttttttatatattcccgTATGAACTTATAAACGTTTTCAATATGCATTATAGTTATGtgttaacaaattattgttattatatataatgatttaaatTTCTGTATCTGTATATACTGACCTGGGATTCCTATAACACTTACCGTGGCATGTGTAAAACAATAGTAATACAAgacatttctaatatattttcgccatttttgaaCACCcacgcttttgttttgtttaagaatGAAAAAAGGCTTTTCCTGCCCTAACTAATTCATTTACTTTTCTTCTTTGCAGTATGCTAAAATGCAGTGAAAGAATTTAATTGAAACgttttgaatttaaatataatCAACACTTTCCTTGGTTGGTGATAATGGAATTACAGGATACTGCTTTATGTTATCATTACGTAATTTTGCACGTCAGCCTGCCTTTGAGTGGCGTGTGTTTCGTTAAAACAATTACCATTAGCTGCATTTCATTTTATGGAACTTGTATGAAATATAGCTGCATACCcgaaaatatttacacaattcaAAGTGATACGATTCCATCTCTTGAAATCGTATTCGAAGTATCATTGCAACAGTTTACAATGACGTGACACCCATCTACCTTTTGCTTGTGAACTATTACCAGTGATGTTTTGCCATTATTGTTCCAGGGATATGCCCGTCATTTGTTTGTTATGTTCTTGTTTTCTGTGGGGGCTCCATGGCCGAGTGGgtaaggtcgttgacttcgaaatacttgcccctcaccactgtaGGTTtaagcctcattcggggcgttgaattcatgtgaggaaactaaccagctggcttacagaaggtcggtggttctacgaaggtacccgcccgtgatgaatTAGTAAATGTGTCAGGTATGCCTAATATGAACTGACCTTTTTCTAAACTACAAGAACTCTGATTTTTTATAAAGCTTTATGTTACAAATTTTATAACTAGCCTTTTAACTGTAGTATGATTTATGTATGAAAAttgtgaaactgaaaatatttgaaaacccACAGGGCgcacaacacgacaaaaatgaaaatgttggtgactcggtttgattgaccaTGTTCATGTATGGtattggaaatgcatgctaccgttcacaccctctagccccggtttCAGCAAAATTCatcatttaaacatgttacaagtaccaaaacaattcagagacatccgcagatgtgtttatAAGGCGGTGTACacagaaccttcaatgatacacagtgCATGTCCTTATATAGTTGTAAAAGAACATGTTCTAATAtggttgtaaaaggacatgtataagtacatgcATTTACTATTTACACTATATCTGAAGCTGataaaagaaattattacaaGATTATCATAAGTATTCATGACAATAGCTGTTCCCTTAGTGTCATTCACCTTAAGTAGGTTTATATCATGAAATTTTTTGAAcaaagcattgttccatgacgattgccatttaaataaaatgtatttattgatgtCATTTTTTCGGTATTCGTGCGAAATGACCGGCAGAATAGCATCGGCAAATAGcgattcatatttaatttgccaatcctattctgtcgttcatttcacatgaacttCGAAAAAagttaattcatttcttatattaacaTTATAATATCTCCTTTCCATttataaacaagattatattataaattgcgcacattttgttgcatttaacattaaaatcagcttcctggcTATTCTGTTAACAAGACAGAACAACTGTAACGTCATCTCAGGAACGTTCTCTCCAACTATACgaggacgtcgtcaaaacagcagcCCATTATCACTAAACTTTGGCGCCGTaacttttgctgttcatacaaaataaacgtcatagttttcattgaaaaagaatagggcgaatgtaaatatatttgttttaatatctgtatatggtaatttcaaatttaatataaaacaggTCGATGCTTCAGGAGGGTTCCAATACTTGAAAGATATTGGCCAAACTCAAttgtatttaagttttatttacaaaggccacaccaaattgataagttgttcatcggattttttctgaaaaaaatgaggcggcgagcgaaaaaataatttaaatattttttttaggtttttgagaaaatcaggagcgagcgaagagcgaagaaatatatttgtcttcgtttggctctcgactgactaataaaaaccttaaaatagaatgtatagcccttttaaattaaaaagtaagtccccagggattgaaaaaatctgacctgcagacgcacaacaaagcgaactcgtgaaaaaaggtaataacattgtcatacagtacactgtaatcaaataatgcatgcttttgaaaaatgctgttagaaaatatgtgataaacaacaatgcataaccttacaccattcttatcacatacatatgtgacttgaatatttactgctatgaaaatgtagcattcttagctgactttacaaagtttttgatacagcaaatatctatgtgagtgttactagatctattacagcttctgatttgaaacttatcagttatttactgtcaaagtctacacctggataaacaatactcttaagtctgaatctagacagagttatgcccctttttaacatagaatattttaattaagttttatataatgaccaatagctctgtgctttcaaagcttctgactattatgccatttttactggcaaagctctgattcagaaaagtcgagcatgatgtctttttctaactttaaactttcataacatattaaatttgttgaaacaaagtctcaattaaagtctgaaatggagattaacgtgcattaacattagtctactaaatgattggaaaatttgaaaatcgaaactgttctgaaaacaactcataatgtaaattccttaccccaccaactttcgtatgcaaatgctgatcatttggacaggaaaaacagaaaacagataagtgacatgcatcaataagtattaacccttaccaaaataatgtagattgatgttatcaaataaattagtatgtttttcttcatccagttttcaatgaaataaatcgatctttgtagcatgtaatttggtaaacatttgaagtggcgtaactgcataaaggggaaacaactttaatgcaacaaaatataagtgttatgatttattatagacgatgtgtgcgtagtatcatgtatttattttgattaaaatccatttgaggacaacctaggactggaattataagcatttatacacttttacgtccgtaaaaagtagcgcaccaaaaaatttggattgatttttttcaatggggcgagcgcaagccaaaaacaaaacaaaatattttttgtgtttccGAAAATATACgtgcggcaaatccgatgaacaactttttaatttggtgaggccaaAATGACTTTTTAAGATTGCAATGATCGATGACGCCCCGGTGGTCTGTAACTTTATTACTACAATTTCCTTGAAGACTTAACAAAGCAAACAATTAACAATTCACAGTATTGAAATTTTTCTAGCACTGATATTTTGTACTCATGGTTTGGAACAGGACTAATAAGTGTGCAACAACtgtttatatgatattttatttcagattacgCTCTGTGGTCTATAGCAGCTATACACAGGTGTCTGTTGTAACTTCTGGACAGATTACTTTCTATTGACTGCTGGATGTATATAActttgttataaattcattttatacgTAGACCTACATATATGATAGAATGCCATGCAGTAAGGAGCCGACCGCCGACCGTTTGAACTTCTTTGGGCGGGGAGGGGGATTTTACTTGGAGCTAAGAAAAGTTTTTGCCTTCAGTGAAAGTCAGAATTTCTTTATTCAGAACATGAATGCcagaattttttttcagagtaaaccaaagataatttcttttttttttctcaaaatagtTTTGTTACTCATATGTTATTCAAACTTACAATCGCGATAAAGGCACACATTCCGTATTGATTAATATGCCTAAGTACACATGAAATAGCTAAATTCAAGTCTCTTTGATTAAATCCTTCCCTAAGCAAAATGCTTTTAATGTccatgtaaataaattatataattgatACATAAAGATAAATAATGCCCAAGAGGCAAAGCCAGCGAAAACTAGATGGTAATCCGGACAAATTAGGGCATTCGCGAAGGAGGGATGGGACATGCTCCCACGGAAAACAATAAATTGCAGAACAGCTCTTGTGCATTTTGATGTACATATGTAGTTTTCTTAATATGATAA includes these proteins:
- the LOC123529124 gene encoding uncharacterized protein LOC123529124, whose amino-acid sequence is MSKSRPLVLGFIAEQTLTTELSMCRLVKKDNEPYWINKKDQVLQNSTNTRCRTIQFSGTNLHLDEDVPCWLLSHSICEADRSFCQTSGNNSTVRNGWIKVAKQKPSYKLSSAKYTYCDAKFLCEETWHSKIASAGNESFMELLGISLGITQQMMIGFWTESPGMSCSHGQGEGYVTQYTGPTVHTIEIRKSVNVFKVLCEKDDSTTKATSAMLSSILQTRLQPNTQSGFSPTTYHLTTASNLQTNTQLRQSQLSTEPLKIQKTQSTIVSSTASPTPARSSMQNLATSLLASTDAVWDRIEQEEYFVDYNPMNYNQAETFCREVMNASLVMFLNPLRYFTVLAQIALTNNSFWVGAW